From Girardinichthys multiradiatus isolate DD_20200921_A chromosome 19, DD_fGirMul_XY1, whole genome shotgun sequence:
AGATAAATTACCAATGTGGCATCCCAGTGTTTCCATCCTTGACCATATTctcaacatgaaataaaaaactgcCCCTTAACAACTCACCCATTATTGCCCCAAGTTCACCTTAAATAGTTTTGCTTTAATGAAGCCAAGGCGTCGTATGTATTCGACTAATGCCTGTTTCACGTTCCAAGGATCAAATTGGAAGCACTTTGCTGCCATCTAGCAGTCAGAGTTATGCCCAATTATGGCTGATAATAAATACCTACATTTATATCTatacaatttgttttttcaaatgtatGATCTCTAAAGTAAAATACACAATTAATGTACCTTTTACAGACCTTTTAGGTTCACATGCTAGTGTGTGTAATCAGACTATTGGTCATGCTCCCAACTGATATAAGATGAAGGTGCAACTATAATTGTTTAATCAATTTTCAAGAGTAAAAGTTGATGTTCCCATATATTTTGCTCCTAGTGAGACATGGctagaaaacctccaaaggcaGGCATTCTATTCCATCTCATCTGCCTCCTCTCGACTCAGAGAAGCAACTTTGCTCCATGGTCCCCCTGGATGTTGGAGCTCCTCAACTTATCTAAGGGCCTGGGCAACCTCCAGACGAAGCCCATTTCTGCCATTTGTATTTAGTAACTAGTTCTTTAAATCATGATCTGTTTTATGACCATAGGTGAGTATTGGAATGTAGATGGAGCTGTAAATCCAGAACTGCCCCTTTCAGCTTAGGTTCACAGACTGGAGCAACACCCTCATTACTGCAAACAAATTCCTGAACCATTTTTCCCAATTCCTGCTCCATCCAATATACTTAAAACTCCTCTAACTGAGGCAGAGACTCGTCTCAAAGCTGAAGGGACCATTCCATCTTTTCCAGTTACTTTGCATCAAATAAGATAGTAATCGGATTGAGTCCTTGCTCAGACTCGGCACATTAAAATGGCTAATTAAAGCAGAATAAGTTAAGCTAGAAgaagaatacaaaaaaaattcaaatacaaataatttacGAAGCTCTGTTTGCCAAGATGTATTAAAAAATTGAGTGTATGAATTTATAAACAGGCCATCCAACAGAAGCTCAGGAACAAATGGACATAACACTCCTTTAATTAATCCATTATGTGTTGGATAAGGAGCCTGACTGAAATACTCAGATCTAAAGTAGCATTCAAGGTCCTAGCAATAAAACAGTGCCCATTAAGAACACCAGATTCTGTAATTACACTAATTGGagtaatttgaaaaacaaatagacTGGAGTTGCTTAAAAAAGTGGCCCAGGAGCATTGTGTGTGAGATGGAGTTGATAAAGTGGCTGCCTCTGTGTTTCTACTTGGTTTTCCATAAATGATCCAGAAAATGTCCTAATGAACAATCCAGGTGGGAAGATCATGAATCCTGGAGGTCTTGCTAccatgtgaaataaaaaaagtaaaatgctgttttagGGCGACTTAGGGAGCAAACATTCCCAGCTAATGACTGGTTTTTAGAACAACCGGTATGGTTGACTGAAGCCTAACTAACCTGCTGGGGAAAAAATTATATCTGAAACACGACCCTCCACAGGCAAAACCCCGCCAAACCTCCAGGGGTGTTCATAAATGAGGGATGCTGTTAATGAAGCAAGTAAATGAGAATTATTCTGTAATGTGCACCTGCATAAAAACCCCTGGCCAGTCCACCCTTGATGCTTCTTTAGGATTTAAGAGAGAAAGAAGCAGCCAGGTGCTCCTGATCAAATGCACTGAGttgaaaaaagttgaaaaaacaCCAGAACTGACCACAGAGAAGCAATTGTTGCCGCCCATCAAAATAGGAAGGGTTACAAGGGCATTCGTAAGTGTTAAAAGCCCACTATTCTACAGATACAAAGATTAATCACAAGTGTAAAACATTCAAGAAAGCCGTCAATCTTCCCAGGGGTTGACATCCTTGCAGCTTTACCTCAAGGTCAGCTCATGATGTGCTCagacaaatgataaaaaaatatgcTGCTGGCCTCACTTACTTTTTGAATGAACCACAGGTCTTCTGAAACAATGTCCATTGGCCAGATGAGACCATAGTGGAGATATTTGGCTATGATGTGCGGCTCCATGTTTGTAGAAAAACTAATTCTGCATATAATACAaactgtcaagcacagtggtggggGTGTTTTGGTTTGGGCTTGTTTGTAGGCACAGGACCTGGACATTTCATATAGGGCTTTCCATTTCAGCTCAACCTTGGCCCAGCGCAACAGTGTGgaatctgctgtgtttttaaattgaTTTGAATAATTTATAACCTGATAAAGGCCAGAACATTttatcatgtaaaaaaaaattattaggggttggactttgttttttccATCAATGTATGAAATAGATCATGTTGATCTTAATAATCTTAAATAACAATGGCGAGGCGCAGTTGTTTCACCTTTCTTCTGTATCAGATTTAGACTTTTTAAATCAGTTGATATCAAATCCTAAATGATTCGGGTTTCTGCACATTGgatatttaacttttattacAACTGAGGGCTGTCTTTATTACAGCTCTGTTAGAAGGCTCACATTAGAAACATTTGGTATTAGAAAtgtattaaaacagaaaactaaaacaattcTAACCGCTAAAACAAGATGCTGCAAACAAGCCAGCATGTAAATGGACACAAACATTTCCATAAACCCAGAAAACGTCTCGATATCTCAGCGCAACAACTAAATGTTAAGGTAATCTTACCAAGGCATtgcatttctttcagttttagtAATTTCCATGCTGGGAAAAACTTGCATGGCTCAGATAATTCTTAAGTGGTTATGCCCACCATGACCTCACTGATGTCCCACAGTTTAGATGCCACTTCCTGATTCGTGGCCTTACCCAGAAGATCCAGAGGTTTACAATCTGCAAAGCACTTTCCCTGCACACCATCAACATCTGGGCAGGAAGCCAGGTACACTGAAGTCTGAGCTCCATCCTCTGGGCTTTTAAACAAGCCCCAGGAGAGCAGGTTAAAAAGGGGCTTCGCTAACACTGGAATGTGCACATGCCTTCCCAGGTTAGTCCTCACAATACCTGGAGTCAGAGCGTTCACCGTCACTCCACTGCCCTCCAGGCGGCAGGCCAGCTCGCAGGTGAACAACAGATTGGCCAGTTTGCTGCGACTGTAGGCGAAGGCCTTGTCATAAAACTGCTCACTGTTCAGGTCTTCGAAGTTAATGTCACCGTGCTTGTAGAGCTTGGAGGAGACCACCACGATCCGGCTGGGCGCAGAGCGCTTCAGGAGATCCAGTAGCAGGTTGGTGAGGAGGAAATGACCAAGATGGTTGACCCCGAACTGCATCTCGAAGCCATCCTCTGTCCTGGTGTAAGGACATTGGTAGACTCCAGCATTGTTGATCAGCACATCTAACCGAGGCTCCTCCTGTTCAACAGTGCAGACGAGAAAACTCAGTGCATCCATTCTTTCGAAAACCATCCACTGTTGAGTGATATCAGTGGATAATGAACAACATAAAGTTAGCAGCTCAAAGCAGAAGAAAACAGGTACATggctttaaaagatttttactaaagaaaatctaaaacttgtttgatttgtatttaatcccggagtcaatactttgcagatCTAAAGACTGGaatctttgcccattcttctttccagaacaactcaagctcagtcagactctACGGAGAGTATTCGTGAACATCAGTCTTCAAGTCTCCACAAATTCCTAATTGTATTTAGGGCAAaactttgactggtccattctaACACTACagtatgttttgatctaaaccattccactgtaccTCTGCATGTTTTTTCAATGTCCttttcctgctagaaggtgaactaCAGCTCCAGACTCTTTTCTTTCTAGCATTCAGCCTACTTTCATTCTTTCTGTTTTCAgcctcatccatcttcccatcgactctgaccaacttccctcTTCCTACTAAACAACggcatcaccacagcatgatgctgccaccactatattACAAGGTAGACATGAGGTGTTCAGAGTGAGGTGCATTGTTCATTTTCTAACACACATAGTATATTGGCTATATATGAATTGGTATTAACTCACATGTTCCTTACTCTTTTGTTCTCCTCCTTTATCATATTGTCCCCAACACTTAGTGTGAGCTTTAGTATCTTGGTCAGATTGGGAAATGAAGGGCAGTGAAAGCCACCTAACTGGCCTAAGATATTATCAGCATGCAAAGTGAAATATAATAGTGCactaaatattgcatccaagcagtctttAGTAATTGCTATACTGCACACCTAGATACTGTGATGCTGACTAAGATTTGATATGTTTT
This genomic window contains:
- the rdh14a gene encoding retinol dehydrogenase 14a isoform X1; amino-acid sequence: MRGKTVIVTGANSGIGKATAAAIVKLQGRVIMACRNQARAEEAARDIRQETGADGGQVVFKQLDLASLESVRSFCEDIIKEEPRLDVLINNAGVYQCPYTRTEDGFEMQFGVNHLGHFLLTNLLLDLLKRSAPSRIVVVSSKLYKHGDINFEDLNSEQFYDKAFAYSRSKLANLLFTCELACRLEGSGVTVNALTPGIVRTNLGRHVHIPVLAKPLFNLLSWGLFKSPEDGAQTSVYLASCPDVDGVQGKCFADCKPLDLLGKATNQEVASKLWDISEVMVGITT
- the rdh14a gene encoding retinol dehydrogenase 14a isoform X2, translating into MRGKTVIVTGANSGIGKATAAAIVKLQGRVIMACRNQARAEEAARDIRQETGADGGQEEPRLDVLINNAGVYQCPYTRTEDGFEMQFGVNHLGHFLLTNLLLDLLKRSAPSRIVVVSSKLYKHGDINFEDLNSEQFYDKAFAYSRSKLANLLFTCELACRLEGSGVTVNALTPGIVRTNLGRHVHIPVLAKPLFNLLSWGLFKSPEDGAQTSVYLASCPDVDGVQGKCFADCKPLDLLGKATNQEVASKLWDISEVMVGITT